A stretch of Triticum aestivum cultivar Chinese Spring chromosome 1D, IWGSC CS RefSeq v2.1, whole genome shotgun sequence DNA encodes these proteins:
- the LOC123180118 gene encoding defensin-like protein CAL1 yields the protein MAPTRRMAASALLLLLLLVATEMGTTRTKTAEARDCLSQSHKFKGACLSSSNCAGVCRTENFPDGECHTHNFARKCFCKRAC from the exons ATGGCGCCCACTCGTCGCATGGCCGCATCCGccctcctgctgctgctcctcctcgtcgccacaG AGATGGGGACGACGAGGACCAAGACGGCGGAGGCGCGGGACTGCCTGTCGCAGAGCCACAAGTTCAAGGGCGCCTGCCTCAGCAGCAGCAACTGCGCCGGCGTCTGCCGCACCGAGAACTTCCCCGACGGCGAGTGCCACACGCACAACTTCGCCCGCAAGTGCTTCTGCAAGAGGGCCTGCTAG